The following is a genomic window from Thermodesulfobacteriota bacterium.
CAGAAACAGGCATCCCAACCACTGGGATATATCCTGCTTAATATGGGTTTTATTAATATTGAAGACCTGAAAGGCCTATTGAAGCTTCAGATTGACGAGACTTTAAGACATCTGCTGAACTGGAAAAAGGGACAATTTAACTTTCAGAATCGAGAATCTATAGAATTCTCCAATGAATTCAGGGATTTGTCTCTTTCTGATCAGCATCTCATTCAGGAAGTTGATGAAACAACCAGAAATACATTTATATATAAACAGATTTCCTCGTTTATCCAAGAGACGGAAGTAGAAAATTTAAAGGTTATCACAAGCGGTTCCTTACCTCCAAACCCTTCGGGGTTACTGGGTTCTGAAACGATGCAGCAGTTTTTAAAACACCTTGCCCTAAGATTTGATACAATTATTTTAGATTCTCCTCCAGTATTAGTGGTATCCGATGCCTCTGTATTGGCATCCATGGTTGACGGGGTGATTCTGATTTTGCAATCAGGACGACTTACAAGAGAATTGGGCAAGCGATGTAAAGAGCAACTGGAAGGGGTCAAAGCAAGAATTCTGGGTGTGACCATAAACGATGTGAATATCAAAAAAGACACTTACTATAACTACAACTATTACAGCTACTATTACCAAAAGGAAAAGGGAGAAAAAAGCGGAGGCAATTAGATGGACGGTGGGCAACTGGATGAAATTAAAAGGTATTTTGATATAGTAGCAGAAAACCTGAGAGATGAAATAAAAGTTATAGCCGAAGGAGTCATTAATCTTGATGGAAAATTTGAAAGAGAAATAGCTGAGTTTAGAAAAGAAAATAAGGAGGCACATAGTGATATAATGGCAGCTATAAAATTTTCCTATACAGACCTTGACCGCCGAATAGCTTTTTTAGAAAACAGATATGAAAGCGTTGAAAAACGATTAAAACGATTAGAGGATTCTTGTTAACTTATTCTTTTTTTAAATGTTTGAAGGTAAAACATGGATAAGGACCATATGGAAGTACTGCTGGAAGACATTCGGGGGAAATTTGATCTGGTTCTGGAGGGCCACGATGCCCTTCGTAAAGAAATACGCGATACCCGTGAGGAATTATGCGAGAAAATCAATTTAGTAGATTTCAAGGTAGAAACCCTGAATCAGAAGATCGATCACGTACATAATAAGCTGGACAAAAAGATTGATAGTGTTCGTGATGAACTAAACCAGAAGATTGATGGCGTTAGTGACACACTTGGCAAGAAAATCGACGCCGTTGCCTCCGACCTTGCTGCCCACCGCCAGGATACAGAAGCGCATCCCTCCGTTTATAAAGTGAAAGAAGGAAAATAAGAGCAGTTGTTCGTTACGGTGAATGCCAGCTACCCCTTTTTCTATTTTCTTATCAGCTTGGTTTTAATTTAAAAGGAGCGAAGAATATGAAACGTGCTCTTATTACAGGCATTACCGGTCAGGATGGTTCGTATCTGGCAGAGTTCCTGTTGTCAAAAGGCTATGAAGTCCATGGACTAATACGTCGTGCCAGCACTTTTAATACCGGCCGAATTGACCATCTCTATGTGGACCCTCATACCCCACGCTCTCGATTCTTTCTCTATTATGGAGATCTTTCTGATTCCGGACAGCTAACCAACTTAATCTACAATATTCAGCCAGAGGAGATATATCACCTTGGCGCGCAAAGTCATGTCCGGGTTAGTTTCGATATGCCCGAATACACTGGAGATGTGACTGGCATGGGAACAACCAGGCTGCTTGAGGCGATAAGGAGAAGCGGCACCAAAGCCAAATTTTATCAGGCAAGCAGCAGTGAGATGTTTGGGGATGCCCCTGCCCCACAAAATGAGGAGACACCTTTCAGACCGAAAAGCCCTTATGCAGCGGCTAAAGTCTACGCCTACTGGATGGTAGTAAATTACCGGGAGGGCTACAGTATGCCCGCCTGCAATGGGATTCTTTTTAACCATGAATCCCCAAGACGAGGAGAGACATTTGTTACCAGAAAAATCACCAGAGGTCTTGCCCATATTCTGGCAGGTAAGGAAAAGAAGATATATCTTGGCAACTTGGAGGCTAAGAGGGACTGGGGATTTGCCCCTGAGTATATAGAGACCATGTGGACTATCCTTCAGCAGGAAGAGCCGGATGATTACGTCATCGGCACAGGAGAAGCTCATTCTATTAAGGAGTTTTTAGAAGAGGCATTTGGCTATGTAAACTTAGATTGGCACGAGTTTGTGGAGATAGATCCAAGATACCTTAGACCAACAGAGGTTGAATTCTTGCTTGCAGACCCGTCAAAAGCAAGAAAAAAGCTTTGCTGGAATCCAAAAATAAATTTCAAAGACCTTGTTAAAATAATGGTAGATTATGATATGGAATTTGCAGGATTAAGCCCTAGAGGAGAAGGGATTAAAATCTTAAATAATAAAAACATCCACTGGACAGATAATAAGCTGACGGAAAGATAATTGGATAGGGTAGTGTGCAACGGTAAGGAAGCCCGTATCGGTTACGTAAGACGGTAACGGAAGGAGATAAATACGAACGACGTAACCTAACGACGAAACGGGCCTCGTTACCGTAAGACGGGTGACGGTAATCATTATGGATTTTTGGTCAAACAAAAGAGTTATGGTAACAGGTGGCGCCGGTTTTTTGGGCTCATTTGTGATAGATAAACTAAAGGAAAAAGGTTGCAAAAACATATTCGTTCCAGGAAGCAGAGATTACAATTTAGTAGATATGGAAGCAGTTAAAAAGGTTTATAGAGATGCTAAGCCAGAAATTGTCATCCATCTTGCTGCAAAGGTAGGAGGAATTGGAGCCAATCGTGCTAATCCAGGCAAGTTTTTTTATGATAACCTCATGATGGGTACTCAGATGATGGAGGTGGGGAGACAGGTTGGCATAGAAAAATTTGTCGCTGTTGGAACCGTATGTGCCTATCCCAAATTCACCTCTATACCATTTAAAGAAGAAGACTTATGGAGCGGCTATCCGGAAGAAACAAACGCCCCCTATGGCTTGGCTAAGAAGATGCTTTTGGTTCAATCTCAAGCCTATAGGGAACAATACGGTTTTAATGCCATTTATCTTTTACCAGTTAATCTTTATGGTCCCAGAGACAACTTTGACCCCGAATCTTCTCATGTGATTCCTGCCCTCATCCGCAAGTGCATCGAGGTACAGAAGTTCTCTACCAATTCACCTCTCACCGTTCACCATTCACCAATTACGGTTTGGGGCACCGGCAAAGCAACCCGGGAGTTCCTGTATGTAGAGGACGCTGCAGAAGCCATTATTCTTGCAACAGAAAGATACAATAAACCCGACCCGGTAAATATCGGCGCAGGCTTCGAAATCTCAATAAAAGATATAGTTGATTTGATTGCAAAGCTGACAGAATTTAAAGGTGAGATTATTTGGGACAATTCGAAGCCTGATGGTCAGCCACGAAGGATGCTGGATACATCAAGGGCAGAAAAGGAATTTGGGTTTAAGGCAAAGACTTCATTAGAGGATGGTCTTAAAAGAACAATTGAGTGGTATATTCAAGAGGTAAGTAAACAATAAATAGGTCAAAATGAACGCTAAGGACATACCAGTAATTCGAATCGCACCATCAAAAGGCTGGGTTTCTCTCAAGTTACTTGATTTGTGGGAATACCGCGAATTGCTCTATTTTCTCACCTGGCGGGATATAAAGGTACGCTACAAACAGACTGTACTTGGCGCAGCATGGGCAATCATACAACCTTTCTTTACAATGATTGTTTTCAGCCTTTTCTTTGGCAAGCTTGCGAGAATTCCTTCTGATGGGGTCCCTTATCCGATTTTCAGCTTTTCGGCATTAGTTCCATGGACTTTCTTTGCCTACGGATTGAGCCAATCCTCAAACAGCCTTGTAGATAGTGCAAACCTTATCACCAAAGTATATTTCCCTCGCCTTATTGTGCCGTTATCAAGCGTTATTTCGGGTGTTATAGATTTTTTAATCGCCTTTGGTGTGCTCATTATAATGATGCTATTTTATAACATACTTCCCACAATAAATATGTTATGGTTACCAGCTCTGCTCCTGCTTGCCCTTGTCACAGCGCTGGGGGTAGGCATGTGGCTTTCTGCATTGAATGTCAAATATCGTGACGTCCGATATGTAATTCCGTTCATAACGCAGTTCTGGATGTTTGCAACGCCGATTGCCTATCCAAGCAGCCTTCTCTCCGAGCCATGGCGCACAATTTACGGGATCAACCCTATGGCTGGTGTAGTGGAAGGTTTCAGATGGGCATTACTTGGAACGCAAACAGCCCCTGGCCCTATTATTGTGGTATCTTCATTTGCAGCTCTTGTTATACTTATCAGCGGGGTATATTACTTCAAAAGAATGGAAAAAACGTTTGCGGATGTTGTTTAGCATCTTGTTGCCGGTAACTTGCAGCTGGTTTTACTTGTAAAAATAATAAAAACTACCGAATGGAAAATTGAATGGATAAGACAATAATTGGGGAAAACAGAGGATATAGAAATTTAGAAATTTACAGGTTGGCTCATGAATTGGGAATACATATACATGATTTTTCTCTTAAACTGCCGCAGTATGAACTTTATGAAACTGGCAGCCAACTCAGGCGGGCTTCTAAGTCTGTTTCTGCCAATATAGTCGAAGGATATGGAAGGCGCAAATATAAGGCAGAATTCATCAGATTTATAGTTTATTCAATTGCATCATGCGATGAGGCAACCGAATGGCTAACCTATGTAAAAGATTGTCATCCAAACCTTACAAACGATGCTGTTAAATTGCTTGATAACATTGATAAATTAGGTAAGAAAATCAACAAATTCCTCCAATCTCTAACAAGCAACCAGCAACCAGTAACCAGTAGCGATCAACATGACTGACCTTGCCCTCAAAGTAGAGAATCTTTCAAAGCTATACAGGATTGGTTCGCGTCAACAAAGCTACAAAACACTGCGCGACACCCTGACCCACGTCATGTATGCGCCCATTCGTCGCATCCGCTCAACGCTCGGTTATTCCTCCTCAGTCGTCCGTCCTCGGTCATCTGGCGTCTGTAACGACACCATTTGGGCATTGAAAGACGTCTCCTTTGAAATAAAGCCCGGAGAGGTTGTCGGTATTATCGGCCGCAATGGTGCAGGGAAAACCACACTTCTGAAGATTCTTTCAAGAATTACAGAGCCAACGGAGGGATATGCTCAAATATATGGCAGGGTTGGATCGTTATTAGAGGTCGGTACAGGCTTTCATCCCGAACTGACCGGACGTGAAAACATCTACCTTAACGGCGCAATTTTAGGGATGAAAAGGGTAGAGATTGAACGTAAGTTTGATGAGATTGTTGATTTTTCAGGCATGGAAAGATTTATTGATACACCCACAAAGTATTTCTCCAGTGGAATGCAGGTACGCCTGGCGTTTTCAATAGCAGCCCATCTGGAACCAGAAATTCTTTTAGTAGATGAGGTATTGGCTGTCGGGGATGCAGAGTTTCAAAAAAAGTGTATTGGGAAAATGCATAGCGTTACTGAAGAAGGGCGGACAGTGTTGTTTGTAAGCCATAATATGACAGCAATTCATAACCTGTGCAGCCGCACTATATTAATTGATAATGGCAAATTAATTCTGGACGGACACACGGAATATGTTATTAATAAATATCTGGATCAAAATCTGGCGGAGGGCGCTATTGTCACCTGTAAAGAACTCGACGGAAAAGTAGAGGGGGTAATACGGAAATATGACCCTTCAATTCAGTTCAAGGAAATTGCTATAACGGATCAGAAGGCTATACCCTGTAATGCATTTCATTCAGATGAGGGGCTCAGAGTTTCCGTTACTTATGAATGTCTGACTGTAGTCAACGACTTACGAGTTATCGTACAGATTGTGGATGATGAAAATAGAGCCATCTTGACTACGCAGAACATTGATGACTCCGATGAAGAAAGTCTCTACTGGAAAAATCCTGGTATCTACAGGTCGTTCTGTACTATTCCTCCGAACACCTTTGGGGAAAAGCGATTCTATATTTCTGTGCAGTTAGAGAATCCAAAAGTCGAGCATTTAATTATCAATAAAATTTTGGGTTTTGACATTCAATTTGTAGGCTATCAAAATATACATGGCGCTCATTGGAATTCGTTCTTACGGCCTCGGCTTAGTTGGGAAACACAAGTCCTGGAGGTTAAAGAAGAAACTATTGCATAGCTGACAGAATGACATTGGTTAATCACATGTGGCACAGGCTTGTGGTCCTTGGAGTCTACCCAAATCAGCCTGCATAAATATCACACAAAGAGATAAT
Proteins encoded in this region:
- a CDS encoding polysaccharide ABC transporter ATP-binding protein, with the protein product MTDLALKVENLSKLYRIGSRQQSYKTLRDTLTHVMYAPIRRIRSTLGYSSSVVRPRSSGVCNDTIWALKDVSFEIKPGEVVGIIGRNGAGKTTLLKILSRITEPTEGYAQIYGRVGSLLEVGTGFHPELTGRENIYLNGAILGMKRVEIERKFDEIVDFSGMERFIDTPTKYFSSGMQVRLAFSIAAHLEPEILLVDEVLAVGDAEFQKKCIGKMHSVTEEGRTVLFVSHNMTAIHNLCSRTILIDNGKLILDGHTEYVINKYLDQNLAEGAIVTCKELDGKVEGVIRKYDPSIQFKEIAITDQKAIPCNAFHSDEGLRVSVTYECLTVVNDLRVIVQIVDDENRAILTTQNIDDSDEESLYWKNPGIYRSFCTIPPNTFGEKRFYISVQLENPKVEHLIINKILGFDIQFVGYQNIHGAHWNSFLRPRLSWETQVLEVKEETIA
- a CDS encoding polysaccharide biosynthesis tyrosine autokinase translates to MANPTSLITREDTSSPVTEAYRTLNTNIKFSNIERPVKTVLVTSSVTGEGKSTTVANLGIVMAQAGNKVLLVDTDLRKPVLHKLFNLNNSTGLTRCLVDTYDVELGEGKLEEYGLKDLFKLIEVQGKTGVLTVNADDDTISVSFDSGRIVNADWGTRPEDKKLGILLIKSGKVTEGQLKEGLLRQKQASQPLGYILLNMGFINIEDLKGLLKLQIDETLRHLLNWKKGQFNFQNRESIEFSNEFRDLSLSDQHLIQEVDETTRNTFIYKQISSFIQETEVENLKVITSGSLPPNPSGLLGSETMQQFLKHLALRFDTIILDSPPVLVVSDASVLASMVDGVILILQSGRLTRELGKRCKEQLEGVKARILGVTINDVNIKKDTYYNYNYYSYYYQKEKGEKSGGN
- a CDS encoding GDP-L-fucose synthase, whose translation is MDFWSNKRVMVTGGAGFLGSFVIDKLKEKGCKNIFVPGSRDYNLVDMEAVKKVYRDAKPEIVIHLAAKVGGIGANRANPGKFFYDNLMMGTQMMEVGRQVGIEKFVAVGTVCAYPKFTSIPFKEEDLWSGYPEETNAPYGLAKKMLLVQSQAYREQYGFNAIYLLPVNLYGPRDNFDPESSHVIPALIRKCIEVQKFSTNSPLTVHHSPITVWGTGKATREFLYVEDAAEAIILATERYNKPDPVNIGAGFEISIKDIVDLIAKLTEFKGEIIWDNSKPDGQPRRMLDTSRAEKEFGFKAKTSLEDGLKRTIEWYIQEVSKQ
- a CDS encoding four helix bundle protein, giving the protein MDKTIIGENRGYRNLEIYRLAHELGIHIHDFSLKLPQYELYETGSQLRRASKSVSANIVEGYGRRKYKAEFIRFIVYSIASCDEATEWLTYVKDCHPNLTNDAVKLLDNIDKLGKKINKFLQSLTSNQQPVTSSDQHD
- the gmd gene encoding GDP-mannose 4,6-dehydratase, which produces MKRALITGITGQDGSYLAEFLLSKGYEVHGLIRRASTFNTGRIDHLYVDPHTPRSRFFLYYGDLSDSGQLTNLIYNIQPEEIYHLGAQSHVRVSFDMPEYTGDVTGMGTTRLLEAIRRSGTKAKFYQASSSEMFGDAPAPQNEETPFRPKSPYAAAKVYAYWMVVNYREGYSMPACNGILFNHESPRRGETFVTRKITRGLAHILAGKEKKIYLGNLEAKRDWGFAPEYIETMWTILQQEEPDDYVIGTGEAHSIKEFLEEAFGYVNLDWHEFVEIDPRYLRPTEVEFLLADPSKARKKLCWNPKINFKDLVKIMVDYDMEFAGLSPRGEGIKILNNKNIHWTDNKLTER
- a CDS encoding ABC transporter permease, which gives rise to MNAKDIPVIRIAPSKGWVSLKLLDLWEYRELLYFLTWRDIKVRYKQTVLGAAWAIIQPFFTMIVFSLFFGKLARIPSDGVPYPIFSFSALVPWTFFAYGLSQSSNSLVDSANLITKVYFPRLIVPLSSVISGVIDFLIAFGVLIIMMLFYNILPTINMLWLPALLLLALVTALGVGMWLSALNVKYRDVRYVIPFITQFWMFATPIAYPSSLLSEPWRTIYGINPMAGVVEGFRWALLGTQTAPGPIIVVSSFAALVILISGVYYFKRMEKTFADVV